A genomic region of Miscanthus floridulus cultivar M001 chromosome 3, ASM1932011v1, whole genome shotgun sequence contains the following coding sequences:
- the LOC136542395 gene encoding uncharacterized protein, giving the protein MGVSGYKLNSSCSSSGRMIQACIGLLVDHVESLIHFFVTTGESQIQAVLRDQVPVVRRFSGGGTVIVDQGTIFVTFICNKSDAAELQPFPRDIMSWSGQLYGKVFDRFGEFHLRENDYAFSHRKFGGNAQSITKNRWWKCLHLSRRMGAKDPDPLRSSPSSSPPHQQSSAPPCHQPQDPHPPSPDLPDGRSQPSVLLVPSELEATGAPFHAGPSPPPSPIPSRPMTSPSLAATTPAEGWGPASPFSPLATPVFPGDDDGSKEAAPRMEVQQREDEGTRRQSSSRMSWKARTRMKTMTTTKLMLMGRWTCAG; this is encoded by the exons ATGGGCGTGTCCGGGTATAAACTGAACTCTTCTTGTTCTTCCTCAGGAAGGATGATTCAAGCATGCATTGGCCTCCTTGTGGACCATGTTGAGTCGTTGATTCACTTTTTCGTGACGACAGGAGAGTCTCAGATACAGGCAGTCCTTCGGGACCAGGTGCCTGTCGTGAGGAGGTTCAGTGGAGGTGGCACCGTCATTGTTGATCAGGGAACGATATTTGTGACCTTCATTTGCAACAAGAGTGACGCTGCCGAGCTGCAACCCTTTCCGCGGGACATCATGTCATGGAGTGGTCAGCTATATGGCAAAGTTTTTGACAGATTTGGGGAATTTCATCTGCGTGAGAATG ACTATGCATTTAGTCATCGAAAGTTTGGTGGAAATGCTCAATCGATAACAAAAAATCGTTGGTGGAAATGCTTGCATCTCTCTAGGAGGATGGGTGCGAAGGACCCCGACCCGCTCCGCTCCTCCCCTTCCTCGTCGCCTCCGCACCAGCAATCCTCCGCTCCTCCATGCCATCAGCCCCAAGATCCGCATCCACCGTCTCCCGATCTACCTGATGGTAGGTCTCAACCCAGTGTTCTTCTGGTTCCCAGTGAGCTTGAAGCCACCGGCGCTCCCTTCCatgccggcccctcccctcccccctcccccatCCCCAGCAGGCCGATGACCTCCCCGTCGCTGGCGGCCACCACCCCAGCAGAAGGGTGGGGACCCGCCTCCCCCTTCTCTCCTCTCGCCACCCCCGTCTTCCCGGGAGACGACGACGGCAGCAAGGAGGCCgcgcccaggatggaggtgcagCAGAGGGAGGACGAGGGCACGAGGCGCCAGTCGTCGTCGAGGATGTCATGGAAGGCGAGGACGAGGATgaagacgatgacgacgacgaagcTAATGCTGATGGGTCGGTGGACGTGCGCAGGCTAA
- the LOC136542396 gene encoding large ribosomal subunit protein eL42-like yields MRSTRPESPEKTLDSGGRLPIKAHALYPRRRHSLQPLDRSREHAARAPSAAAKMVNVPKTKKTYCKNKECRKHTLHKVTQYKKGKDSLSAQGKRRYDRKQSGYGGQTKPVFHKKAKTTKKIVLKLQCQSCKHYSQHAIKRCKHFEIGGDKKGKGTSLF; encoded by the exons ATGAGAAGTACACGGCCCGAATCCCCGGAGAAAACCCTAGACAGCGGCGGGCGCCTCCCCATAAAAGCACATGCCTTGTACCCCCGCCGCCGCCACTCGCTGCAGCCTCTCGACCGGAGCAGGGAGCACGCCGCACGAGCCCCTTCCGCCGCCGCCAAAATG GTGAACGTTCCCAAGACCAAGAAGACCTACTGCAAGAACAAGGAGTGCAGGAAGCACACTCTCCACAAGGTGACTCAGTACAAGAAGGGTAAGGATAGCCTGTCTGCCCAGGGAAAGCGCCGTTATGACCGCAAGCAGTCAGGATATGGTGGTCAGACCAAGCCTGTCTTCCACAAGAAG gccaagaccaccaagaagattgTGCTGAAGCTGCAGTGCCAGAGCTGCAAGCACTACTCGCAGCACGCGATCAAG AGGTGCAAGCATTTTGAGATTGGTGGAGACAAGAAGGGCAAGGGAACATCTCTTTTCTAA